GCCCGCGCCCGCGGGGGACTCCTGGGCGGCGCCGTCACGGTTGCCGCCGTGGCCCTGGCGGCGCCCCTGCTGGGCGTCAAGGCGGCCCGGACCGCCGTCGCCCTCCCCGCCGCCGCCGGCCTGGAAAGCCGGTCCGCCTACCTTTCCCGGAAGGTCGAAAGCTTCGCCGCCTGCGCCTGGATCAACGGGCTGCCCCGTTCCGACGTTCGCGTCCTCTACATGGGCTACCGGCCGTACTACCTCGACCGGCCGTACATCCGGTGCCTGGACGGAACGTGGGCGCCCTTTTTCCGCGACATCCGGAGCCGCGAGGATTTTCTCCGGAAGCTTCGCTCCGAACGCGTCACGCACGTTCTTTTCGAGCGGCCGCGGCTGCCGCAGGCGGACTGGCTCGGCGATCCGCGGCGGTTCTTCGCTTCGCCGCCCTTCCGCGAGGTGGGGCGCTGGGATCACCCGGGGGGCCACTGGGTGCTCGTCTCCGAGTTCGAGCCATGACCGGCGGACGCGTGCTCATGGTGGCCTACCACTTCCCGCCGTCCGGCGCGGTGGCCGCTCACCGGGCGTCCAAGTTCGCCCGCTACCTTCCGGAATTCGGCTGGGAGCCCGTCGTCGTGGCGCGGCGTCCCGATCGGCGTCAGCCCCGGGATCCCAGTTTCGCCGGACGTCCCGCGGCGCGCGTGCGCCTGAATCCTCTGGAGCCGGCGCGGGTGCTGGGACTTCTGCCGCACTCCTGGATCGATCCGCTGCGCCGCTCTCTCTTCGTGCCCGACGAGGAACTCGGCTGGACGGCCGCGTTAGTCGCGCGCCTTCCGGCCCTCGTCGCGCGCTTCCGGCCGGACGTCCTCTGGGCGAATTCGGTCCCGACCGGTTCCCTCGTCGCCGTCGCGTGGATCGCGCGCCGCGTCCGCCTGCCCTGGGTGGCGGACTTCCACAACGAATGGACCCGCAACATGTATTACCGGCCTCCGACGCGGGTGCATGACGCGCTTCATCGCCGGCTGGAGCGCTTCGTCGTGGAGTCCGCGCGGCGGGTGGTGACGCTCAATCCCCTTCACACGGACGATCTGCGGCGCCGCTTCCCGGCGGCGCGGGTGGAGACGATCGAGAACGGCTTCGATCCGGGCGATTTCGAGATCGCCCCGCCCGCCCCCGGCCGCCGCCCTCTCGTCCTGACGTACGCGGGAGCCGTCTACGGCTACCAGAGTCCGGTCCCTTTTCTCCGGGCCCTGGCCCGTCTGGGACGGCGCGACGTCGAGGTGCGGATCGTGGGGGACCGCTTCGGGGGATTCGGCGGCGGGGAGTGGCCGTTTCCGGTCCGCACTTGGGGGCATCTGCCGCATCGCGAGCTCGGGCGTGTCTATTCGGAGAGCTCGGCCTTCTTTCTCTGCCTTGAGCCGCCGGCGGCGCGGCAGCTTCCGGCCAAGCTCTACGAATACCTGG
This genomic stretch from Planctomycetota bacterium harbors:
- a CDS encoding glycosyltransferase: MTGGRVLMVAYHFPPSGAVAAHRASKFARYLPEFGWEPVVVARRPDRRQPRDPSFAGRPAARVRLNPLEPARVLGLLPHSWIDPLRRSLFVPDEELGWTAALVARLPALVARFRPDVLWANSVPTGSLVAVAWIARRVRLPWVADFHNEWTRNMYYRPPTRVHDALHRRLERFVVESARRVVTLNPLHTDDLRRRFPAARVETIENGFDPGDFEIAPPAPGRRPLVLTYAGAVYGYQSPVPFLRALARLGRRDVEVRIVGDRFGGFGGGEWPFPVRTWGHLPHRELGRVYSESSAFFLCLEPPAARQLPAKLYEYLGAGRPIFAIAPRGGAVEAWLGRTGAGVCAPAEDPDAWAPRLAEFLEGIDRFRPVGGEEFHRRVQAQRLAAILNEARGGA